The following are encoded in a window of Terriglobia bacterium genomic DNA:
- a CDS encoding response regulator transcription factor, producing the protein MTEDGKKILVVDDEAQITRVLRRALESAGFQVRVADDGRSGLEGFRSWMPDLVITDLSMPGLDGLELCSRIRQMSEVPILVLSVREDEASKVKALDLGADDYVAKPFGMAELTARVRALLRRSAPPLQNETGIEVGDFKIDPQQRLVEVGGRAVHLTPKEFDLIQYFVANRGKVLTHRAILSAIWGSNSAEQPEYLRVFVGNLRKKLEADPRAPKYIKTEPWIGYRFDPQ; encoded by the coding sequence ATGACTGAAGACGGCAAAAAAATCCTGGTGGTGGACGACGAAGCGCAGATCACGCGCGTGTTGCGCCGCGCGCTGGAGTCCGCGGGATTTCAGGTGCGCGTGGCCGACGACGGCCGCTCCGGGCTGGAAGGCTTCCGCTCATGGATGCCGGACCTGGTCATCACCGATCTTTCCATGCCCGGCCTGGACGGCCTGGAACTGTGCTCGCGCATACGGCAAATGAGCGAAGTCCCCATTCTGGTGCTTTCCGTTCGCGAAGACGAGGCCAGCAAAGTCAAGGCCCTGGACTTGGGCGCCGACGACTACGTGGCCAAACCCTTCGGCATGGCCGAACTCACGGCCCGCGTGCGCGCCTTGCTGCGGCGCAGCGCGCCTCCGCTGCAGAACGAGACCGGAATCGAAGTGGGCGACTTCAAGATTGATCCGCAGCAGCGGCTGGTGGAGGTGGGCGGGCGCGCCGTCCATCTAACGCCCAAAGAGTTTGACCTGATCCAGTATTTCGTCGCCAACCGCGGCAAGGTGCTCACCCATCGCGCCATCCTCTCCGCGATTTGGGGCAGCAACAGCGCGGAGCAGCCGGAGTACCTGCGGGTGTTTGTCGGCAACCTGCGCAAGAAGCTGGAAGCCGACCCGCGCGCGCCCAAGTACATCAAAACAGAGCCGTGGATCGGCTACCGCTTTGATCCGCAGTGA
- a CDS encoding DUF2254 domain-containing protein, producing MNIRLRLLLRHITYNLRGGFLLRPLAIALTLGCAGALLSQLEENVPTISAWVPKILFPSHADPQVAQVILGQIATSIMTVVSIVFAILLMTLTLASMQFSPRIIVSFARDRVTQWTLGIFLGTFSYCMAALPAARSLPAPFAPVATVLGAMVLALACVAWLLFFIHHITQAISVSHIVDRIASETEAVIDAFMPRPHMDNYPRYANLIDPSAWAPAVLNQSSGYIRFVDTKRLTFLAKKYRIQVHLLRRVGHFVPAGIPLLVVSKEDRVSPEIAAEFRGAFDIGPSRTLQQDVEFGVLQIVDIALKAISPAVNDPTTAIGCVDQLSRILIRYVSKEPPESLLFDPPGVVRVSIPWGSFDRLLDSAFEQIRLYAKGDAAVSLRILRALGDIAMTTPDQSFRASLVERGRRIATGCAEKLGHEELKAIRSRLASIEEVSGIPHSRGETRESVQLGLEKM from the coding sequence ATGAATATTCGACTGCGATTATTGCTGCGGCACATAACGTATAACCTGCGTGGCGGCTTTCTGCTTCGTCCGCTGGCGATCGCACTCACGCTGGGATGTGCGGGGGCGTTATTGTCGCAATTGGAAGAAAACGTCCCCACCATCAGCGCCTGGGTGCCGAAGATCCTGTTCCCCTCGCATGCTGACCCGCAAGTCGCGCAGGTCATTCTCGGACAAATAGCCACCTCCATCATGACGGTGGTTTCTATTGTTTTCGCCATCCTGTTGATGACGCTCACGCTGGCTTCCATGCAGTTCTCCCCGCGTATCATCGTGAGTTTCGCAAGAGACCGCGTGACGCAATGGACTCTTGGCATCTTTCTTGGCACTTTCTCCTATTGCATGGCGGCCCTGCCGGCGGCGCGCTCCCTGCCTGCCCCGTTCGCTCCGGTCGCAACGGTCCTTGGCGCAATGGTTCTCGCCCTGGCGTGCGTGGCTTGGCTGCTGTTTTTCATTCACCACATCACCCAAGCAATCAGCGTCAGCCATATCGTTGACCGAATCGCGTCGGAAACAGAAGCGGTGATTGACGCGTTCATGCCAAGGCCCCACATGGACAATTATCCGCGGTACGCCAATTTGATCGATCCAAGCGCGTGGGCGCCGGCAGTTCTGAACCAGTCCTCAGGCTACATCCGCTTTGTCGATACCAAGCGCCTCACGTTTCTGGCGAAAAAGTACCGGATACAGGTCCATCTTCTGCGGCGGGTTGGGCATTTCGTGCCAGCGGGCATACCTCTCCTGGTGGTCTCGAAAGAGGACCGCGTGTCGCCTGAGATTGCCGCCGAGTTTCGCGGGGCTTTCGACATAGGTCCCTCCAGAACTCTGCAGCAGGATGTCGAGTTTGGTGTCTTGCAGATTGTCGACATTGCCCTGAAAGCCATTTCGCCTGCGGTGAACGACCCTACTACCGCAATCGGCTGTGTGGACCAATTGAGCCGCATTCTGATCCGCTACGTCTCCAAGGAACCGCCTGAATCTCTGCTCTTTGATCCACCGGGTGTCGTGCGGGTCAGCATTCCATGGGGCAGCTTTGACCGGCTGCTTGACTCAGCTTTTGAGCAAATACGTCTTTACGCGAAGGGGGACGCGGCCGTCAGCCTGCGTATCCTGCGCGCCCTCGGTGATATTGCTATGACCACCCCAGATCAGAGCTTCCGGGCTTCGCTCGTGGAACGCGGGAGACGGATTGCTACGGGCTGCGCCGAAAAGCTGGGTCACGAAGAACTGAAGGCAATACGGAGCCGGTTGGCTTCGATTGAGGAGGTTTCAGGAATTCCCCACAGCCGAGGAGAGACAAGGGAGAGCGTGCAATTGGGTCTTGAGAAGATGTAG
- the kdpC gene encoding potassium-transporting ATPase subunit KdpC encodes MKKNLVTAILYTVVTTVLLGVAYPLLVTGLAQVLFKDKANGQLVPQGGKIVGSKIIAQPFTGSGYFHPRPSAAGNGYDATNSGGSNYGPTNQKLIDRVKADVAALQAENPGKPVPVDLVTTSGSGLDPHITPAGADFQVPRVAKARGIAESDLRVLVSEHTEGRQLGFLGEPRVNVLQLNLALDEKFPVKKVGAAK; translated from the coding sequence ATGAAGAAAAATCTTGTTACCGCGATTCTCTACACGGTGGTGACCACCGTCCTGCTGGGCGTCGCATACCCGCTGCTGGTCACCGGCCTCGCACAAGTGCTGTTCAAAGACAAAGCCAACGGACAACTGGTGCCGCAGGGCGGAAAGATTGTCGGATCGAAAATCATCGCCCAGCCGTTTACCGGCTCTGGATATTTTCATCCCCGTCCGTCGGCGGCGGGCAACGGCTATGACGCCACCAACTCCGGCGGAAGCAATTACGGCCCAACCAATCAGAAGCTCATTGATCGCGTGAAGGCTGACGTCGCAGCCTTGCAGGCGGAAAATCCCGGCAAGCCGGTGCCGGTTGATTTGGTGACGACGTCCGGCTCTGGCCTTGATCCCCACATCACGCCTGCCGGCGCGGACTTTCAGGTTCCTCGCGTCGCCAAGGCCCGGGGCATCGCGGAATCCGATCTTCGCGTGCTGGTGAGTGAACATACCGAAGGCCGGCAGCTAGGCTTCCTGGGCGAACCGCGCGTCAACGTGCTGCAGTTGAATCTGGCGTTGGACGAGAAATTTCCCGTGAAGAAGGTCGGAGCGGCCAAGTAG
- the kdpA gene encoding potassium-transporting ATPase subunit KdpA — protein sequence MDFYSALQYVAFIVTLTVCVKPLGRYLEKVFSGQKTALDRLCSPMERLLYRVAAVNPAVEMGAREYATCFVLFSLAGTFLLYAILRLQNFLPWFNPQYHTTPLTPDLAMNTAISFSTTTTWQAYGGENTMSYFSQMAGLCAQNFLAGAAGLAVGVAFIRGFARQRSETLGNFWVDLTRSLLWVLLPGALLGAVLLLWQGVPMNFHPYTEVASLEGTKQVIPQGPVAAFEIIKNLGTNGGGFFNANGAHPYENPTPLANFFEMLAIALLPASLTNTFGRMTRQPRQGWMLYCVMLALFVAGLTVTHWAEHRGNHAFAAVNQAAGNLEGKEVRFGVGGSALTATVTSNTATGSYNAMHDSFSPLGGMAPLVNMLLGEVAFGGLGTGMYSMLMVAVIAVFLTGLMMGRTPEYLGKKIGPAETKMVMLYALAAPLTILPLTALAVLCKPGLAGLTTNQGVHGFTEILYAYTSCFANNGQNFAALSANTVFYNLTTTVAMLLGRFALAAPALGLAGLVATQKSTPPSAGTLRTDSPLFALALTATILIVAGLCYFPALTLGPILEHLLFR from the coding sequence ATGGACTTTTACAGCGCCCTCCAATACGTTGCGTTCATCGTCACACTGACGGTTTGCGTGAAGCCGCTGGGGCGATACCTGGAAAAAGTCTTCTCCGGGCAGAAAACCGCCCTCGACCGATTATGTTCGCCGATGGAAAGACTCCTCTATCGCGTTGCGGCCGTGAATCCCGCGGTGGAAATGGGCGCCAGGGAATACGCAACCTGCTTTGTGCTTTTCAGTCTGGCGGGAACTTTCCTGCTGTACGCGATTCTGCGATTGCAGAATTTTCTTCCGTGGTTTAATCCGCAATATCACACCACTCCGTTGACACCTGACTTGGCCATGAACACGGCCATCAGTTTTTCCACCACGACCACGTGGCAAGCCTACGGCGGCGAAAACACCATGAGTTACTTCAGCCAGATGGCCGGGCTCTGCGCGCAGAACTTTCTTGCCGGGGCTGCAGGCCTGGCGGTTGGCGTGGCGTTCATCCGCGGCTTTGCCCGCCAGCGGTCGGAAACGCTGGGCAATTTCTGGGTGGATTTGACCCGGTCTCTGCTGTGGGTCCTGCTGCCGGGCGCTCTGCTGGGTGCTGTTCTTCTGCTGTGGCAGGGTGTGCCGATGAATTTCCACCCCTACACAGAGGTGGCATCGCTGGAAGGGACCAAACAAGTCATCCCGCAAGGCCCGGTGGCCGCGTTCGAAATCATCAAGAACCTAGGCACCAACGGCGGAGGCTTCTTCAACGCCAATGGTGCTCATCCTTATGAGAATCCCACGCCGCTGGCCAACTTTTTTGAAATGCTGGCCATTGCGCTGTTGCCAGCTTCGTTGACCAATACTTTTGGGAGAATGACGCGGCAGCCGCGCCAGGGCTGGATGCTCTACTGCGTCATGCTGGCATTGTTCGTGGCCGGACTGACAGTGACGCATTGGGCGGAACACAGGGGCAACCATGCTTTCGCGGCGGTGAATCAAGCTGCGGGAAATCTGGAAGGCAAGGAAGTCCGTTTCGGCGTCGGCGGCTCCGCGCTCACGGCAACCGTGACCTCGAACACCGCCACGGGCTCCTACAACGCGATGCATGACAGTTTCAGTCCGCTGGGCGGGATGGCGCCGCTGGTCAACATGCTGCTGGGCGAAGTAGCGTTCGGCGGACTCGGCACGGGCATGTACAGCATGCTGATGGTCGCCGTGATCGCTGTTTTCCTGACTGGCTTGATGATGGGCCGGACGCCCGAGTACCTGGGCAAGAAGATAGGCCCGGCGGAAACCAAGATGGTCATGCTTTACGCGTTGGCTGCGCCGCTTACCATTCTTCCGCTCACCGCTCTGGCCGTGCTCTGCAAGCCTGGGCTTGCCGGATTGACCACCAACCAGGGCGTCCACGGCTTTACCGAGATTCTGTACGCCTACACATCTTGCTTTGCCAACAACGGCCAGAACTTTGCCGCACTGAGCGCCAATACCGTCTTCTACAACCTGACAACCACGGTGGCCATGCTTCTGGGACGATTCGCGCTGGCTGCCCCCGCTCTCGGCCTGGCAGGCTTGGTCGCGACGCAAAAAAGCACCCCGCCGTCGGCAGGCACGTTGCGCACGGACTCTCCATTGTTCGCGCTGGCCCTGACCGCCACAATCTTGATTGTTGCCGGGCTGTGCTATTTTCCCGCGCTAACTCTGGGTCCGATTCTGGAGCATTTGTTATTCCGGTAG